In Panicum virgatum strain AP13 chromosome 4N, P.virgatum_v5, whole genome shotgun sequence, a single window of DNA contains:
- the LOC120668766 gene encoding tyrosine N-monooxygenase-like yields MVMEAVAAASPSLGLGASLPTSSSIVLQLILLMVVLVYLVVQTLVPQRKSTCTAPLPPGPTPWPVVGNLPEMLLSGKPAFQWIHHVLERTGSGIACVKLGGVHVIPITCPNIACEVLKRQDTNFASRPLTFASETFSRGYMGAIMSPYGDQWRKMRRVLSSEIVCPSRHKWLHDKRADEANNLTSYVYNLAGAGSGGAAVDVRHVARHYCANVVRRLVFGTRYFGEPQPDGGPGPLEVQHVDAVFACLGLLYAFCFSCVSDYLPWLLGLDLDGHEKMVREAIEMMTRLPDVLIDERWRQWKSGEKQGLEDFLDVLITLEDAKAKPVLTIEEVKALSQDITFAAMDNPSNAVEWALAEMVNIPDMLKKAVEEIDGVVGRDRLVQESDIPRLNYLKACIREVFRLHPVVPFNVPHVSLVDATVAGYHIPKGSHVILSRIGLGRNPAVWDDPLRFNPDRHIAADPTMMVDVTLSENDLRIISFSTGRRSCIATSLGTAMTVMLFARLLQGFSWRKPAGMAAVDLSEGRHDIFMAKPLVLHAEPRLPAHLYSATSM; encoded by the exons ATGGTCATGGAGGCGGTGGCTGCTGCCTCCCCGTCGCTTGGACTTGGAGCCTCCttgcccacctcctcctccattgTCCTCCAACTTATACTGCTCATGGTGGTGCTAGTGTACCTCGTCGTCCAAACCCTCGTGCCGCAGCGAAAGAGCACGTGTACCGCGCCGCTCCCGCCAGGGCCCACGCCGTGGCCCGTCGTCGGCAACCTCCCGGAGATGTTGCTCAGCGGCAAGCCTGCGTTCCAGTGGATCCACCACGTTCTAGAGAGGACGGGCAGCGGCATCGCATGTGTGAAGCTAGGCGGCGTCCATGTCATCCCCATCACCTGCCCCAATATCGCATGCGAGGTGCTCAAGAGGCAGGACACCAACTTCGCCTCCCGGCCGCTGACCTTCGCCTCTGAGACATTCAGCAGAGGCTACATGGGCGCCATAATGTCCCCCTACGGCGACCAGTGGAGGAAGATGCGACGCGTGCTCTCCTCCGAGATCGTCTGCCCCTCCCGTCACAAGTGGCTCCACGACAAGCGCGCCGACGAGGCCAACAACCTCACCAGCTACGTCTACAACCTCGCCGGAGCGgggtccggcggcgccgccgtcgacgtcagGCATGTGGCACGACACTACTGCGCAAACGTCGTCCGCCGCCTCGTCTTCGGCACGCGCTACTTCGGCGAGCCGCAGCCCGACGGCGGGCCTGGCCCGCTGGAGGTGCAGCACGTGGACGCAGTCTTCGCCTGCCTGGGGCTCCTCTACGCCTTCTgc TTTTCATGCGTCTCCGACTACCTGCCATGGCTGCTGGGCCTCGACCTCGACGGCCACGAGAAGATGGTCAGGGAGGCCATCGAGATGATGACCAGGCTGCCCGACGTGTTGATCGACGAGCGTTGGAGGCAGTGGAAGAGCGGAGAGAAGCAGGGGCTCGAGGACTTCCTCGACGTGCTCATAACCCTTGAGGATGCCAAGGCCAAGCCGGTGCTCACCATCGAGGAGGTCAAAGCTCTGTCGCAGGACATCACGTTCGCGGCTATGGACAACCCGTCCAATGCGGTGGAGTGGGCTCTAGCCGAAATGGTGAACATCCCGGACATGCTGAAGAAGGCGGTGGAGGAGATCGACGGCGTCGTCGGCCGGGACCGGCTAGTGCAGGAGTCCGACATCCCGCGGCTCAACTACCTCAAGGCCTGCATCCGCGAGGTGTTCCGCCTCCACCCCGTCGTGCCGTTCAACGTACCCCACGTTTCGCTCGTCGACGCCACCGTTGCCGGCTACCACATCCCCAAGGGAAGCCACGTCATCCTTAGCCGCATTGGCCTCGGCCGCAACCCTGCCGTTTGGGACGACCCACTCCGCTTCAATCCCGACCGCCACATCGCTGCGGATCCGACGATGATGGTGGATGTCACGCTCTCCGAGAACGACCTGCGGATCATCTCTTTCAGCACCGGTCGCCGCAGCTGCATCGCCACCTCGCTCGGTACAGCTATGACCGTCATGCTCTTTGCCAGGCTCTTGCAGGGTTTCTCCTGGAGAAAGCCGGCCGGGATGGCGGCCGTCGATCTCAGCGAGGGGAGACATGACATTTTCATGGCAAAGCCGCTGGTGCTGCACGCCGAGCCACGGCTGCCGGCGCACCTCTACTCGGCTACCTCTATGTAA